From Streptomonospora salina, the proteins below share one genomic window:
- the hutI gene encoding imidazolonepropionase, translating into MTVRLLTNIGRLWTGSDLLSNAAMLVHHDRIAWVGPAAELPQSLPGVIDDIVDVDEVDNLGGGLVTPGLIDAHCHPVYAGNRYAEVAMRASGASKSEITGAGGGVASTVTVTRGTDPWTLCNAVRERLRHWVLSGCTTVEAKTGYHLTRDGELADVRLLRSLEEEPGMPRLQVTFFAAHAVPPEYFGRSHDYVDAVASWLSDAAQAGAHGVDVYCDNQQFTPEDASRLLTTGRGAGLATHMHACAKPRHGAVRMGADMQCSSVDLLHETDEDDVLALAKTSTPVVVCPTTSMHERRTPPVRQLLDHGVPVGLGTDHNPGQSGTMSLPLAVSMAVSMFHMSVLEALRAATVGSAYALGLTDRGFLAPGQYADIVQWDADHEGAFAWSYGLNTIRVWRGGETIR; encoded by the coding sequence ATGACAGTACGACTGCTGACCAACATCGGGCGCCTGTGGACCGGCAGCGACCTGCTCAGCAACGCGGCCATGCTCGTGCACCACGACCGCATCGCCTGGGTCGGTCCGGCCGCCGAGCTCCCGCAGAGCCTGCCCGGGGTCATCGACGACATCGTCGACGTCGACGAGGTCGACAACCTCGGCGGCGGCCTGGTGACTCCCGGCTTGATCGACGCCCACTGCCACCCCGTCTACGCAGGCAACCGCTACGCCGAGGTCGCCATGCGCGCCAGCGGCGCCTCCAAGTCCGAGATCACCGGAGCCGGCGGCGGTGTCGCCTCCACGGTCACGGTGACCCGCGGAACCGACCCCTGGACTCTGTGCAACGCGGTGCGCGAGCGGCTGCGGCACTGGGTGCTGTCCGGCTGCACCACGGTCGAGGCCAAAACCGGCTACCACCTCACCCGCGACGGCGAACTCGCCGACGTGCGCCTGCTGCGCTCCCTGGAGGAGGAGCCGGGGATGCCGCGGCTGCAAGTGACCTTCTTCGCCGCCCATGCGGTTCCGCCCGAGTACTTCGGCCGCTCCCACGACTACGTCGACGCCGTGGCCTCCTGGTTGAGCGACGCCGCCCAGGCCGGCGCCCACGGAGTCGACGTGTACTGCGACAACCAGCAGTTCACCCCGGAAGACGCCTCGCGGCTGCTGACCACCGGGCGCGGGGCGGGCCTGGCCACCCACATGCACGCCTGCGCCAAGCCCCGCCACGGCGCGGTGCGTATGGGAGCCGACATGCAGTGCTCGTCGGTCGACCTGCTCCACGAGACCGACGAGGACGACGTCCTGGCGCTCGCCAAGACCTCCACACCGGTGGTCGTGTGCCCCACCACGTCGATGCACGAGCGGCGCACCCCGCCCGTGCGCCAGCTGCTGGACCACGGTGTCCCGGTCGGCCTGGGCACCGACCACAACCCGGGACAGTCGGGGACCATGTCCCTGCCGCTGGCGGTCAGCATGGCCGTGTCCATGTTCCACATGAGCGTCCTGGAGGCCCTGCGGGCGGCCACGGTCGGCAGCGCCTACGCCCTGGGCCTCACCGACCGCGGATTCCTGGCCCCGGGCCAGTACGCCGACATCGTCCAGTGGGACGCCGACCACGAAGGCGCCTTCGCGTGGTCCTACGGACTCAACACCATCCGCGTCTGGCGCGGCGGGGAGACGATCCGCTAG
- a CDS encoding GNAT family N-acetyltransferase — protein MPLPADTGTPAVVRAVQERAARAQPAERVETVEGWLLRHAPGCSWWLSAALPHGGVVPGGLERGIARAEDFYARCGATAAFQITPGVCPAGLDTVLAARGYTRRGSLSLQAAATSAVRGREPTPPLRVRVDDRPAPAWFGAWAAVHGYTAESAIPEKAMLARVRGPSAYARAVTGNGTVAVGRAVAEAGWAGVFSMATLPEARGGGAAGRVLAALAEWARQQGADRMYLQVERDNAAALRLYERAGFAEVCGYHYRTARCSGRRSASGSSPRRARRGWC, from the coding sequence ATGCCGCTCCCGGCTGACACCGGCACCCCGGCCGTGGTGCGGGCGGTGCAGGAGCGCGCGGCCCGCGCCCAGCCCGCGGAGCGCGTCGAGACCGTCGAGGGATGGCTGCTGCGCCACGCACCCGGCTGCTCCTGGTGGCTCAGCGCTGCGCTGCCGCACGGCGGCGTCGTGCCGGGCGGGCTGGAGCGGGGGATCGCCCGGGCAGAGGACTTCTACGCCCGTTGCGGCGCGACCGCCGCGTTCCAGATCACACCGGGTGTCTGCCCTGCCGGACTCGACACGGTGCTGGCCGCGCGGGGCTATACCCGCCGCGGCTCGCTGTCGCTGCAGGCGGCTGCGACCTCGGCCGTTCGCGGGCGAGAACCGACGCCGCCGCTGCGCGTGCGTGTGGACGACCGTCCGGCACCGGCCTGGTTCGGCGCGTGGGCCGCCGTGCACGGCTATACGGCCGAGAGCGCGATCCCCGAGAAGGCGATGCTCGCCCGGGTGCGGGGCCCGTCCGCCTACGCCCGCGCGGTCACCGGGAACGGGACGGTCGCGGTGGGCCGCGCCGTCGCCGAGGCCGGCTGGGCGGGGGTCTTCAGCATGGCGACGCTCCCCGAGGCACGGGGCGGCGGCGCGGCCGGCAGGGTGCTGGCCGCCCTCGCGGAGTGGGCCCGACAGCAGGGTGCCGACCGCATGTACCTGCAGGTGGAGCGCGACAACGCTGCGGCTCTGCGCCTGTACGAGCGGGCCGGCTTCGCCGAAGTCTGCGGCTACCACTACCGCACAGCGCGGTGCTCCGGCCGGCGGTCGGCTAGCGGATCGTCTCCCCGCCGCGCCAGACGCGGATGGTGTTGA
- the hflX gene encoding GTPase HflX, whose translation MNTFVDRGSLDSAESIAAEPADRAAAPRPYTAEHTVETRPPEQGELELAERNALRRVEGLSTELTDVSEVEQRSLRLERVVLMGVWTSGTQQDADNSLIELKHLAETAGAAVLEGMTQRRRKPDPATYIGRGKAEELREAVESTGADTLVCDGELAPGQLRQLEDIVKVKVIDRTALILDIFAQHARSREGKAQVELAQLSYLVTRLRGWGTTLSRQGGGRAGGGNGGVGLRGPGETKIETDRRRIGARMSKLRRQIAHMATSRDVKRDKRQTRQVPAVSISGYTNAGKSSLLNRLTNAGVLVHDELFATLDPTVRQARTPDGRAFTLSDTVGFVRHLPHELVEAFRSTLEEVADADLILHVVDASHPDPEQQLSSVREVFAEVGAGDVPEVVVLNKTDAADPLVLKQLQSKEPQAVEVSAHTGDGVDELIATVSGALPDLDREVRVMLPYDRGDLVSRVYEEGRIVDQEHTGEGTRMHAFVPRVLAGKLDGYAAA comes from the coding sequence ATGAATACTTTCGTTGATCGCGGTTCGCTCGACTCCGCCGAGAGCATCGCCGCGGAGCCCGCCGACCGCGCGGCCGCACCCCGGCCCTACACCGCTGAACACACCGTGGAAACCAGGCCGCCCGAACAGGGAGAACTCGAACTCGCCGAGCGCAATGCGCTGCGCCGCGTCGAAGGGCTCTCCACCGAGCTCACCGACGTCAGCGAGGTCGAGCAGCGTTCGCTGCGCCTGGAGCGCGTCGTGCTGATGGGCGTGTGGACCAGCGGTACCCAGCAGGACGCCGACAACTCGCTGATCGAGCTCAAGCACCTCGCCGAAACCGCAGGCGCGGCGGTCCTCGAAGGCATGACCCAGCGGCGCCGCAAACCCGACCCCGCCACCTACATCGGCCGCGGCAAGGCCGAGGAGTTGCGCGAGGCCGTCGAGAGCACCGGCGCCGACACCCTCGTCTGCGACGGCGAACTGGCACCCGGCCAGCTGCGCCAGCTTGAGGACATCGTCAAGGTCAAGGTCATCGACCGCACCGCGCTCATCCTGGACATCTTCGCCCAGCACGCGCGCAGCCGCGAAGGCAAAGCCCAGGTCGAACTCGCCCAGCTCAGCTACCTGGTGACCCGGCTGCGCGGGTGGGGCACCACGCTGTCCCGCCAGGGCGGCGGCCGCGCCGGCGGCGGCAACGGCGGCGTCGGGCTGCGCGGCCCCGGTGAAACCAAGATCGAGACCGACCGGCGCCGCATCGGCGCCCGCATGTCCAAGCTGCGCCGCCAGATCGCCCACATGGCGACCTCGCGCGACGTCAAGCGCGACAAGCGCCAGACCCGCCAGGTGCCGGCCGTGTCCATCTCGGGCTACACCAACGCCGGCAAGTCCAGCCTGCTCAACCGGCTGACCAACGCCGGGGTGCTGGTCCACGACGAGCTGTTCGCCACCCTCGACCCCACCGTGCGCCAGGCGCGCACCCCCGACGGCCGGGCGTTCACGCTCAGCGACACCGTCGGGTTCGTCCGCCACCTGCCCCACGAGCTGGTCGAGGCGTTCCGCTCCACGCTGGAGGAGGTCGCCGACGCCGACCTCATCCTGCACGTCGTCGACGCCTCGCATCCCGACCCCGAGCAGCAGCTCTCCTCGGTGCGCGAGGTCTTCGCCGAGGTCGGCGCCGGCGACGTGCCCGAGGTCGTGGTCCTCAACAAGACCGATGCCGCCGACCCGCTGGTGCTCAAGCAGCTGCAGTCCAAGGAGCCCCAGGCCGTCGAGGTCTCCGCGCATACCGGAGACGGCGTCGACGAGCTGATCGCGACCGTGTCCGGGGCGCTGCCCGACCTCGACCGCGAGGTCCGGGTGATGCTGCCCTACGACCGCGGTGACCTGGTATCCCGCGTCTACGAGGAAGGCCGCATCGTCGACCAGGAGCACACCGGGGAAGGCACCCGGATGCACGCCTTCGTGCCCCGAGTGCTCGCCGGAAAACTCGACGGGTACGCGGCGGCCTAG